The region AGCAACACAAATTGTTCAAATTAAGGATCTTGCACAAAGGATTAGGCCACCAGAGTCTATTCTTTGCCTCTGCCTCAGACTCTCAAACAGAAGATCTTCGCTGCGTTGAAGGGATAAATATTCGTCCATGTCGAATGAAGACCCTTTCGAGGAACTTATTGAGAATCTGCTCATTGAGTGGCTTCCCACTTCCCCGGATTGGCAGCCTCTCATGTCTTTTGAAACAACAGAAGAGTTGCCATTGCATTCTGGGCTCCAACTTCCCCGACTGCTTGTGAAATGATTACTGTTGCCAAGTGCAGGGCTTTGTTCCTGAGATTTAGTCATATAGAAGTTGTTGAGTTCTGATTCAAAAACACAAGCAAAAGGTAGATTACTAGAACAAAAAACTACTTACACGTGATGATTTGGTGTCATAATAGTTAAATTCAGAATAAATGAATTGTTGCATGCTTTGTAAAAGGAATAGAGAAGATGAAGGAAGTGGGTAGAGGATTGGAAAACAAAACAACTGGTTTCAAGCAAAGGTTATATGAACAAGATGAATGAGATGGTTCGGCAAATGAAAGAGACCACGTTCATAaaactttcttttgttttccttatatAGTTGAATTTTTCACCTCTAATTCCTCCAATTCCTCCTTATCCAAACACCCAAATTTAAAGAATGGTTAGGTCATAGTAGAATTGTATTGGTTTGTTTCAGATGGGATTTAAATTCTTCCGCAACATTGCAATCTCTAGTTCTGGGTATATAACTCCTCCATTCTAAATTGAGAAGCTAGTGAAGACAACTCCATGCATCTAATGTTTTTGCATACCACTGACCGATTGTATCTTATATTAAGATTTAAAACAAGTTACATCTTAATGACAGTGTCCAGCAGCAAAATAAATCAACAGAATTGCTTGAAAAATAGATGCTGTTAATATACTTAAACAAGTTAAAAACTGAAAGTGATAGTTACCTGTGATTCAGGAAATAAGTTCTTTCCCGAGGAAGTTGGGACAACAACCTTACTTTTAAATGATGGTGGGCTCTTACTAGATGCTTCCCACTGCAACCAAGGAAGCACAACACCATCCGTCACAACAGGCAAAGAAGAAGCAGCTGTTggcatacctgcatgtatttcCCCTGTGCCCTGCTGCATTCTTGAGTCACTTAATTTCCCACCGGCACCTAGACCTGAACTCGTATCACTTCTCTCGCCATCAAAGGATGAAATATCAGTATCCTCAACATTTGAGAGAAAATCCTCAAAGTATTTTTCTGCTTCTTCAGTCAGACATTGAGACATTCGAGTCCTCCGATCCTTGCTCTTCtgaaacaaaaagtaaaaacataaaatgaagaGATATAGGACTGTTTGGCAAGAACCAATAACAGGAAGGAGCTTACTCTTCTAGGCTGTGATGGTTTCTCCATATCAGCAGTTTGTTTTGGTGAAGGAAGCAACTCACGAACAATCTTAGTTAGCTCATGACCACGTTCCTCCTCAGCAGCTAATTCAGCCAACAACTCTTGCTTGCGCTTCTCTGACTGAAACAATTAAAAGGTAGCAAGTTATTCACTTATTTGTTGTGGCATACAATAGGAAAAGTTGCTCTGAATTAAATTAAGTAGTGTGGCATACAATTAAGAGCAGACATCCTTGGATCTAGATATTACTAAATTCAGAAATCACATGCCAAATGCTAAGATATAATGTTGGCATACCTGCAGAATTCCATATAATGTAAACCAACAGACTTGAAGGGTAATATTGACCAGAGAGAATTCAATCAGTATTAACTATAGGTGGCATAGAAGATAATAACAATGCAATGGTCTTCCAATTTTCAGCAGAGAGAAGATAATTCCTCACTAAGAACAGTTTGCACCAGATTACTTTTCATGTAGTCATCTCCTTGTAAATACTCTGAAAGATTCTAATGCCAGGAATGGTAACAGACACTCCTCATTCCCTAGTTTTCCCCACAAACAGACTTTAACAAACTATAACTTAGTGTTAAAATCAGCACAGGAGGTTACAGATACACTGGGCTTAAACTCCCATAataaatgtgcaaatacaaatACCTGCTCCATTTCAGTAGTGAATTTCCTCCTGATCTGAGCAATAGCATGGACAGTACTCGAGGTCTTTGATTGCATATCCTCATCAATGGCCAAAGCAGTTGTCCCATTTCTTACATTGACCTGCATATATTAGCTCAATCATCATgattaatgaataaaaacatCAGAGCAACACATTAAGTTCTCGGATGTGGAAGTAATAATACAAAGAAGCAACGGCCTAACACCTTATCAAGTTTAGTCCTTATCTCTTCAACAGCATTTCTCAATTCTTTGCGCATGGCATTGTAGAAATCAGTCCCTTCACCATTTCCCGTGGGAGGTTCTGTCTGCCAAGTGTGATTGGTGTTTTCAAATATAAACTTAGAAACCACACAGGAtgtgtaataaaataaaagcccACTTAAGGATAATATAAACCAACCATTTTCTGGGAATAACTGGCTTGTATTATCTTCTcagtcttattattattattacaagcaTCCCGTGCTTCATCATCAGTTAGTGTTGAAGAATAGCTCTGTCAAAAAGGCAAATTCTAAAGTATGTCAAAATCCGATGCATTACATTCACTACACCTGAAGAAAAAAACCTACTTGCCACCATTCTAGCCAAAAAGATTCAACAATGTAAATCAAAACTCTGAAAAATGCAATTATCCTTGACTTTTCACTGGAATGGATTAGAAAATCGATCAAAATAACTACTAAATATcctacttattttttaaaaacaatacaCCGATGACAAAATTGAGATGGAATTCACAAAGCTAATCCATCCAACCAcgacaaaaagaaataaaatatgaataaacgCTCAAGCACACAGAATAACATGTCTATCATccaagagaaaaaaatgcaGGCATTTTATccaaataatgaaagataaaacGACAGGAAGAATAGCAGCTAGCACGACACCCAAAACAACAACTTTGTTCTGATTCTACAGAAGAGGATGAAAGCACTACCTCTGAATCACTGCACCGATGCCGAGCCACAGAGAGAGACCTCTGGCGCCTTCTCGGCGCACTATTTTCCAGAAAGCCCTCCTCTTTCTTACCATTTGCAAAGGCCTTCCCATCCACACCCCTCCTCGACACTGACCTCCCCCGCTGCCGGTTGATCTCCCCATTCTCCATCCTAGGACTAATTTCAGACATCCGGCGACTACTCCTGCGGTCCGGCGGCGTGATCTCGTCCTCAAACTTCGATCTGAAGTACTCGTCGGCGAGATCGTCGAGGCTGATCTCCGGGAACCCAGACCCCCGCGCCTTGTTCACGAACTTGCCCCTTGGAGTTGGGATCTCGCTCGGCTCCGGCGGTGACGGAGGGAACCGAGATGGGCCACGGCTAAGGCTTCGAGAGCGGCGGCGGGCAGCCGAGGACGCCGTGTCCTGGCCGGCACGGCCAATGGAGGAGCGCTTGGTGGTAGAGCGGAAGGCTGCCGTCGCCATTGATGATCACTTGAGTGAATTCCAGTGCAAACTTCGAATTTTTTTTAGGGATTTATTTTTGGTACTTTGAATTCGGGCTCGAAGATTTCGAACTTTCTCCCTCTTTTAAACGTTTTATTGCGTAATTTGTTGGAGTTTTTACGTATATACCCttttataaacatttaattatatgacTTCATTGAGTCTATATTTGCTTTTACACCCTCATAAAactcttatatttatatatatataatcaacaatCACTGTATATATTTACAAAGGCTAGTTTGATGGGACTCTATAAATAAAAAGTCTTTGAATGTCCGTATATAAACAGTTGGATTCAAATTCAATAATTGTAAATTATGTAGCCCAATGatatgacaccaaagtataagaGGGAGGTATGGATTCAAATCCCTCCCCTGATGTTTACCATACTGTTTATATACTGTTCATCCGGGGTTTTTATACTATTTTCAcactgtatatatattgtacatccgggtttcagtactgtttagtactgtttatattcatataaaaatgacGTTTGtcatctattattcaaaaaaaaaaaaaaaaattattcattagtGTAAATCGtgtttttaagttaattatcaTCCCTTTTCACTcatatttgtgtttattttttttcttttattttttctttctctttggaTGTTCTACACTTCTACCTGCAAAaatgtatattaataaaattacaattttatccATTAAATTGATGGATGAATGAGGGTGATAATGGAGGGGGTAGACTAGGTTTTTCTGCTTATGtttaaaattctattttattaatttaatcattaaaaaaattagttttaaaatggcttgttttttgtttttcatttcttaatttaatgaatgaatatacttatttaaacttttaaaataatcaaCTGTTGCACTTCTTCCATTCAACTTTAAACTATTTACAAAATTTGGTGTTTGTTGGGAAAAAATTTGcggtttatctatatttttattaaaaaaaaaaactatttacaaaatcaaaattttacaaatttatataattttaataacccAACCAACTGATTTCAATGCACACCTACCCCATGACACATTAGACTTGTGATCTAAAAAATAATGTATCACTATCAAAAAAGGACataaaaacttaataattaattatatggagaagtttaaatttaaaaaggttGCTCACATTGTGTTGAATAaacattttcttttgagaacCATGGAGGATTTTAAACttataaagtaaaatataataatattacaaatatttaatgttatgctttaaattatatatgtttcagaattaattgaattaaaattaaaaaaaaactatatttttatttcattaataaattgaATAGATTGTAccgtttatatataaattttgtaacCAAATTAAATCAACTGATTTCAATACATTAGGGACATGCACGAGgtttatatttcaatatatctatatttttatcttaCATAAGTTGAAATTTGAACCTTGTACACTATGAATGTTAGCTAAACAAATAATACATCActttcatgaaaataaaaaaataataaaaatgcttACATACCCTTGTAAGCATGTCAATTTTTCTCTACCACTCATGCCAAATGGTTGGTGAAAAATTAAGAGTTTGAATTTCTATCAATAGTTTATTGGgctggttttatttttattttaaataaaaccatttaaaaaaaaaaatgagtacaCAGCAGTGGAGtcacaaataacaataataaaaaacacaaaaatctattaaatataattgaacAAGTCAAATACTTAAACAGAAGAGAGAGAGCGAAGAGATAGTTTTatctcttcatttattttttatttaaaaaaaaaaccaatttgttGTGATTTAaagaaatttgtttattttaatattaatcaaatattttttatcaactcatcttattaataattactccattaataattttattagcaTAAAATGATAGGGATTCCAAAAAATTGAGGGTTGTTTTAGTAAATTTCcacatataataaaattttataaaaaaccccttagaaatcataataatcaattaacatGGAACCGCAGTGACGAAGCTGGAGCTCCCGCGCTCTTATCACCATCGGTTCCAATTGCGCCAAGTGTCCGCCAAACTTCTCGAAACCCTCGAAACCCCAATCCAATCCGTGGATCTCGATCCATGGCGGCGCTTCTCAAGAAGGTCTTCGGTGCCGTCCTCACccgctcctcctcctcctctaccTTGAGTTCTCCTCGCACGGCTTCGGATTCCGATGATGCTGCAATCGATGACGGCGCTTCCATGGGTGCCTTTGATCGGATCCCGACCGATGTTATTATGCAGATTCTTAGGCTTCTCGGGCCGAAAGAGGCAGCGAGGGCTTGCGTTGTTTGCAGGGCGTGGAGGTTCTTGGCTGCTGATAACCGGCTCTGGATCTTTTTCCTTCAGAGTGGGAGGGAGCCATATGATACTGTTGTATTCTCTGAGACTCACTTGAGATCCGGCTTCCCTTTGAAGTGAGTTCTTGTTTtatccttttgttttccttttctttgacGGAATGCTGACAAAGTTTCAATCTT is a window of Dioscorea cayenensis subsp. rotundata cultivar TDr96_F1 chromosome 5, TDr96_F1_v2_PseudoChromosome.rev07_lg8_w22 25.fasta, whole genome shotgun sequence DNA encoding:
- the LOC120262488 gene encoding uncharacterized protein LOC120262488 isoform X4 is translated as MATAAFRSTTKRSSIGRAGQDTASSAARRRSRSLSRGPSRFPPSPPEPSEIPTPRGKFVNKARGSGFPEISLDDLADEYFRSKFEDEITPPDRRSSRRMSEISPRMENGEINRQRGRSVSRRGVDGKAFANGKKEEGFLENSAPRRRQRSLSVARHRCSDSEVNVRNGTTALAIDEDMQSKTSSTVHAIAQIRRKFTTEMEQSEKRKQELLAELAAEEERGHELTKIVRELLPSPKQTADMEKPSQPRRKSKDRRTRMSQCLTEEAEKYFEDFLSNVEDTDISSFDGERSDTSSGLGAGGKLSDSRMQQGTGEIHAGMPTAASSLPVVTDGVVLPWLQWEASSKSPPSFKSKVVVPTSSGKNLFPESQEQSPALGNSNHFTSSRGSWSPECNGNSSVVSKDMRGCQSGEVGSHSMSRFSISSSKGSSFDMDEYLSLQRSEDLLFESLRQRQRIDSGGLILCARSLI
- the LOC120262488 gene encoding uncharacterized protein LOC120262488 isoform X2 gives rise to the protein MATAAFRSTTKRSSIGRAGQDTASSAARRRSRSLSRGPSRFPPSPPEPSEIPTPRGKFVNKARGSGFPEISLDDLADEYFRSKFEDEITPPDRRSSRRMSEISPRMENGEINRQRGRSVSRRGVDGKAFANGKKEEGFLENSAPRRRQRSLSVARHRCSDSESYSSTLTDDEARDACNNNNKTEKIIQASYSQKMTEPPTGNGEGTDFYNAMRKELRNAVEEIRTKLDKVNVRNGTTALAIDEDMQSKTSSTVHAIAQIRRKFTTEMEQSEKRKQELLAELAAEEERGHELTKIVRELLPSPKQTADMEKPSQPRRKSKDRRTRMSQCLTEEAEKYFEDFLSNVEDTDISSFDGERSDTSSGLGAGGKLSDSRMQQGTGEIHAGMPTAASSLPVVTDGVVLPWLQWEASSKSPPSFKSKVVVPTSSGKNLFPESQEQSPALGNSNHFTSSRGSWSPECNGNSSVVSKDMRGCQSGEVGSHSMSRFSISSSKGSSFDMDEYLSLQRSEDLLFESLRQRQRIDSGGLILCARSLI
- the LOC120262488 gene encoding uncharacterized protein LOC120262488 isoform X3 — its product is MATAAFRSTTKRSSIGRAGQDTASSAARRRSRSLSRGPSRFPPSPPEPSEIPTPRGKFVNKARGSGFPEISLDDLADEYFRSKFEDEITPPDRRSSRRMSEISPRMENGEINRQRGRSVSRRGVDGKAFANGKKEEGFLENSAPRRRQRSLSVARHRCSDSESYSSTLTDDEARDACNNNNKTEKIIQASYSQKMQTEPPTGNGEGTDFYNAMRKELRNAVEEIRTKLDKVNVRNGTTALAIDEDMQSKTSSTVHAIAQIRRKFTTEMEQSEKRKQELLAELAAEEERGHELTKIVRELLPSPKQTADMEKPSQPRRSKDRRTRMSQCLTEEAEKYFEDFLSNVEDTDISSFDGERSDTSSGLGAGGKLSDSRMQQGTGEIHAGMPTAASSLPVVTDGVVLPWLQWEASSKSPPSFKSKVVVPTSSGKNLFPESQEQSPALGNSNHFTSSRGSWSPECNGNSSVVSKDMRGCQSGEVGSHSMSRFSISSSKGSSFDMDEYLSLQRSEDLLFESLRQRQRIDSGGLILCARSLI
- the LOC120262488 gene encoding uncharacterized protein LOC120262488 isoform X1, giving the protein MATAAFRSTTKRSSIGRAGQDTASSAARRRSRSLSRGPSRFPPSPPEPSEIPTPRGKFVNKARGSGFPEISLDDLADEYFRSKFEDEITPPDRRSSRRMSEISPRMENGEINRQRGRSVSRRGVDGKAFANGKKEEGFLENSAPRRRQRSLSVARHRCSDSESYSSTLTDDEARDACNNNNKTEKIIQASYSQKMQTEPPTGNGEGTDFYNAMRKELRNAVEEIRTKLDKVNVRNGTTALAIDEDMQSKTSSTVHAIAQIRRKFTTEMEQSEKRKQELLAELAAEEERGHELTKIVRELLPSPKQTADMEKPSQPRRKSKDRRTRMSQCLTEEAEKYFEDFLSNVEDTDISSFDGERSDTSSGLGAGGKLSDSRMQQGTGEIHAGMPTAASSLPVVTDGVVLPWLQWEASSKSPPSFKSKVVVPTSSGKNLFPESQEQSPALGNSNHFTSSRGSWSPECNGNSSVVSKDMRGCQSGEVGSHSMSRFSISSSKGSSFDMDEYLSLQRSEDLLFESLRQRQRIDSGGLILCARSLI